A part of Magnetospirillum sp. ME-1 genomic DNA contains:
- a CDS encoding TFIIB-type zinc ribbon-containing protein, with product MPLLVCPNCNVGMSNIQRSGVEIDICPQCRGVWLDRGELEKLLEPVREYVSDEASVHPARQAGFASGGALSAWGHAASRPAADQWGRPQADGDHHREHGYDVKHGHGEHHGPHRKTGMRGLLDIFD from the coding sequence ATGCCGCTGCTCGTATGCCCCAACTGCAACGTCGGAATGAGCAACATCCAGCGTTCCGGCGTGGAGATCGATATCTGCCCGCAATGCCGTGGTGTTTGGCTCGATCGCGGTGAATTGGAGAAACTGCTCGAACCTGTGCGGGAGTATGTGTCTGACGAAGCCTCTGTCCACCCGGCCCGACAGGCAGGCTTCGCCTCCGGAGGCGCTCTATCGGCCTGGGGCCATGCGGCCTCTCGTCCGGCGGCGGATCAATGGGGGCGGCCGCAGGCTGACGGAGACCATCACCGTGAGCATGGATACGACGTAAAACATGGGCATGGCGAGCACCATGGTCCTCATCGCAAGACCGGGATGCGTGGCCTCCTCGATATCTTCGACTGA
- a CDS encoding acyl-CoA thioesterase translates to MSESIEISGAPRGRLSTRAIAMPADTNPFGHVFGGWLMSQMDLAGGTHSYRRARGHTPTVAVEGMEFHQPVYVGDEVSCYTEIIRVGRTSLSVRVEAWVRRHGGSDALVKVTSAVFTYVAVDDQGKKRPVPPEE, encoded by the coding sequence ATGAGCGAGAGTATCGAAATTAGCGGCGCGCCGCGCGGCCGTCTCTCCACCCGGGCCATCGCCATGCCCGCCGACACCAACCCGTTCGGCCATGTGTTCGGCGGCTGGCTGATGAGCCAGATGGATCTGGCCGGCGGCACCCATTCCTATCGCCGGGCGCGGGGCCACACCCCCACCGTGGCGGTGGAGGGCATGGAATTCCACCAGCCGGTCTATGTGGGCGACGAGGTCAGCTGCTACACCGAGATCATCCGGGTCGGGCGCACCTCGCTGTCGGTCCGCGTCGAGGCCTGGGTGCGCCGCCACGGCGGCAGCGACGCCCTGGTCAAGGTGACCAGCGCGGTGTTCACCTATGTGGCGGTGGACGACCAGGGCAAGAAGCGCCCGGTTCCGCCCGAGGAATGA
- the parE gene encoding DNA topoisomerase IV subunit B — protein sequence MSDLFQQLAPKATEYSAKDIEVLEGLEPVRRRPGMYIGGTDDRALHHLVAEVLDNAMDEAVAGHAGWIELELAVDGTCTVRDNGRGIPIDPHPKYPDKSALEVILTTLHSGGKFGGDAYKVSGGLHGVGISVVNALSDQLTVEVARDRVLWCQRFSRGLALGPLEKVGPVQNRRGTTVIFHPDAQIFGERAHLRPGPLYRMARSKAYLFRGVQIRWKCDPLLIKDGDEIPVEDTLHFPGGLTDFLKAVLKDRPLVTRDVFNGTAPLSDDMGQVEWAVAWPDDDEEGFTNTYCNTVPTPEGGTHEAGFRNALTRGLRAYGEMAGNKKAGQITAEDVMGGACVMVSLFIRDPQFQGQTKDKLASAEATRLVENAVKDHFDHWLSGDKASATALITRLIERAEDRARRRAAKETNRKTPTKRLRLPGKLADCSRSVNVGTELFLVEGDSAGGSAKSGRNRETQAILPLRGKILNVASASTDKLRANQELKDLMEALGCGARDTYDDEKLRYEKIIIMTDADVDGAHIASLLMTFFYQEMPDLIRNGHLYLALPPLYRLAHGQTVIYGRDDAHKEELLKTVFAGKKNVEISRFKGLGEMPPAQLKETTMDPTKRTLLRVTIPSGRTEEDHEEAKDVARLVESLMGKKAELRFQFIQERAKFATDLDV from the coding sequence ATGTCCGACCTGTTCCAGCAACTCGCCCCCAAGGCGACCGAATACTCCGCCAAGGACATCGAGGTCCTTGAGGGGTTAGAGCCCGTCCGCCGCCGTCCCGGCATGTATATCGGCGGCACGGACGACCGTGCGCTTCACCATCTGGTGGCCGAAGTGCTGGACAACGCCATGGACGAGGCGGTGGCCGGCCATGCCGGCTGGATCGAGCTGGAACTGGCGGTGGACGGCACCTGCACCGTCCGGGACAACGGCCGCGGCATTCCCATCGACCCCCACCCCAAATACCCGGACAAGAGCGCGCTCGAGGTGATCCTCACCACGCTGCATTCGGGCGGCAAGTTCGGCGGCGACGCCTACAAGGTGTCGGGCGGCCTGCACGGCGTCGGCATCTCGGTGGTCAACGCGCTCTCGGACCAGCTCACCGTCGAGGTGGCCCGCGACCGGGTGCTGTGGTGCCAGCGCTTCTCGCGCGGGCTGGCCCTGGGGCCCTTGGAGAAGGTGGGGCCGGTGCAGAACCGGCGCGGCACCACCGTGATCTTCCATCCCGACGCCCAGATCTTCGGCGAACGCGCCCATTTGCGCCCCGGCCCGCTCTACCGCATGGCCCGCTCCAAGGCCTATCTGTTCAGGGGCGTGCAGATCCGCTGGAAGTGCGACCCGCTCCTGATCAAGGACGGCGACGAGATTCCGGTCGAGGACACCCTGCACTTTCCCGGCGGCCTCACCGACTTCCTGAAAGCGGTGCTGAAGGACCGCCCCCTGGTCACCCGGGACGTCTTCAACGGCACCGCGCCGCTATCCGACGACATGGGGCAGGTGGAATGGGCGGTGGCCTGGCCCGACGACGACGAGGAAGGCTTCACCAACACCTATTGCAACACCGTGCCCACCCCTGAGGGCGGCACCCACGAGGCGGGTTTCCGGAACGCGCTCACCCGGGGCCTGCGCGCCTATGGCGAGATGGCCGGCAACAAGAAGGCCGGCCAGATCACCGCCGAGGACGTCATGGGCGGCGCCTGCGTCATGGTCAGCCTGTTCATCCGCGACCCGCAGTTCCAGGGCCAGACCAAGGACAAGCTGGCCAGCGCCGAGGCTACGAGGCTGGTGGAAAACGCGGTCAAGGACCATTTCGACCACTGGCTTTCCGGCGACAAGGCCTCGGCCACCGCGCTGATCACCCGCCTGATCGAGCGGGCCGAGGACCGGGCGCGCCGTCGCGCCGCCAAGGAAACCAACCGCAAGACCCCCACCAAGCGTCTGCGCCTGCCCGGCAAGCTGGCCGATTGCTCGCGCTCGGTCAATGTCGGCACCGAACTGTTCCTGGTGGAGGGCGATTCGGCCGGCGGTTCCGCCAAGTCGGGCCGCAACCGCGAAACCCAGGCCATCCTGCCGCTTCGGGGCAAGATCCTCAACGTCGCCTCGGCGTCGACCGACAAGCTGCGCGCCAACCAGGAGCTGAAGGACCTGATGGAGGCGCTGGGCTGCGGCGCCCGCGACACTTACGACGACGAGAAACTCCGCTACGAGAAGATCATCATCATGACGGACGCCGACGTGGACGGCGCCCACATCGCCTCGCTGCTGATGACCTTCTTCTATCAGGAAATGCCCGACCTGATCCGCAACGGCCACCTCTACCTGGCCCTGCCGCCGCTCTACCGACTGGCCCACGGCCAGACCGTGATCTACGGCCGCGACGATGCCCACAAGGAAGAGCTGCTGAAGACCGTCTTCGCCGGCAAGAAGAACGTCGAGATCAGCCGCTTCAAGGGCCTGGGCGAAATGCCCCCCGCCCAGCTCAAGGAAACCACCATGGACCCCACGAAGCGCACGCTGCTGCGGGTCACCATCCCGTCGGGGCGCACCGAGGAGGACCACGAGGAAGCCAAGGACGTGGCCCGCCTGGTGGAAAGCCTGATGGGCAAGAAGGCGGAACTCCGCTTCCAGTTCATCCAGGAACGGGCCAAGTTCGCCACGGATCTGGACGTGTAA
- a CDS encoding membrane lipoprotein lipid attachment site-containing protein produces MKKIILVVGTALLLTACGPGRWEPFGAFNDPVCMPDGSVSFYQQADEKGNLGTPRATRENCPWNKAK; encoded by the coding sequence ATGAAGAAGATTATTCTCGTCGTGGGCACCGCGCTGCTGCTGACCGCCTGTGGTCCGGGCCGCTGGGAGCCCTTCGGCGCTTTCAACGATCCGGTGTGCATGCCCGACGGCTCGGTGTCGTTCTACCAGCAGGCCGACGAAAAGGGCAACCTGGGCACGCCCCGCGCGACCAGGGAAAACTGCCCCTGGAACAAGGCCAAGTAA
- a CDS encoding cytochrome b/b6 domain-containing protein translates to MKYDPLTKLLHACVALGVSLQMITSLVMIYPKPGRLPNQWYEVHEWVGIALLGIVSIHWLWAVGRTLARGDALLLFPWFSGARLNQLGRDIAETGREALRGRLPGGDEPRALPAAVQGLGLLLALAMAATGTALSLGMAPDGGLSPSLRVVKEVHESLAPVMWAYLLVHPLLGVLHQIAGHRSLSRMFGLR, encoded by the coding sequence ATGAAGTACGATCCTTTGACCAAGCTTCTCCATGCCTGCGTCGCCCTTGGCGTTTCGCTGCAGATGATCACCAGCCTGGTGATGATCTATCCCAAGCCGGGACGCTTGCCCAATCAATGGTACGAAGTCCACGAATGGGTGGGGATCGCACTCCTGGGAATCGTTTCCATCCACTGGCTGTGGGCGGTGGGCCGGACGCTGGCCCGTGGTGACGCGCTGCTGCTGTTCCCGTGGTTCTCCGGGGCCCGGCTGAACCAACTCGGCCGCGATATCGCCGAGACCGGGCGCGAAGCGCTGCGGGGGCGCCTGCCCGGCGGTGACGAACCCAGGGCTCTGCCGGCCGCGGTGCAGGGGCTGGGGTTGCTGCTGGCGTTGGCCATGGCCGCCACCGGGACGGCCCTGTCCCTCGGCATGGCGCCGGATGGAGGACTTTCCCCGTCGCTGCGGGTGGTGAAGGAGGTACACGAGTCCCTGGCGCCGGTGATGTGGGCTTATCTCCTCGTTCATCCGCTGCTCGGCGTACTTCACCAGATCGCGGGTCACAGGAGCCTGAGCCGGATGTTCGGCCTGCGCTGA
- a CDS encoding SET domain-containing protein-lysine N-methyltransferase: MTEIYPRDLIVDTSLPDSDQFAVTAVDGRVGRGIRANIPFGRGTRVAKFAGTLSNTVFQHSLQVSPETHLHDPYFVGLLSHSCAPNCVLDMQRLEILALLDIEPGELLTIDYAVTEDTLYRQFPCNCGSSHCRRWITGRREAVNEEGRAYLAQLAAKLPRVHRGAR; the protein is encoded by the coding sequence ATGACCGAGATCTACCCCCGCGATCTGATCGTCGATACCTCTCTCCCCGATTCCGATCAGTTCGCCGTGACCGCGGTGGATGGCCGGGTCGGCCGGGGTATCCGGGCCAACATCCCCTTCGGCCGGGGAACGCGGGTGGCCAAATTCGCCGGCACCCTGTCCAACACCGTCTTCCAGCACAGCCTGCAGGTCTCGCCCGAGACTCACCTGCACGATCCCTATTTCGTCGGCCTGCTGTCCCATTCCTGCGCGCCCAATTGCGTGCTGGACATGCAGCGCCTGGAGATTCTCGCCCTGCTGGACATCGAGCCGGGCGAACTGCTGACCATCGATTACGCGGTGACGGAAGACACCCTTTACCGGCAATTTCCCTGCAATTGCGGCTCGTCCCATTGCCGCCGCTGGATCACGGGGCGGCGCGAGGCGGTCAACGAGGAGGGCCGCGCCTATCTCGCCCAGCTGGCCGCCAAGCTTCCCCGCGTTCATCGGGGCGCAAGGTGA